A single window of Actinoallomurus bryophytorum DNA harbors:
- a CDS encoding ABC transporter permease subunit, with translation MIWLTWRQHRAQAFVGAVLVALTAVVFLSYGQSMRGAYTQDGIGGCLAHGTGGDHCQSVLTVFMGRFNGVTNHLLTWFSPLPGLIGAIVGASLLGREYEQGTWRLAWTQAVPRTRWLTAKLSLVGFGILVTTMALSAIFAWFRSPMDQVSGRFAPGAFDLEGLSLTGYTLFAFALGVLAGLLLRRTVPAIVSAFAAFLAVRLPAEYWLRQRYQSPAIRLLDPAGDHTMGPGSIPTSSGPRSWVLSQDLVDRTGHAISSAQQEEIARKLGTFSNPAASDAYLRGLGLRLRVVYQPAGRFWHFQIIEASLFVGLAAALLAIAIWRLHRRGD, from the coding sequence GTGATCTGGCTCACCTGGCGTCAGCATCGTGCGCAGGCATTCGTCGGCGCTGTTCTGGTCGCACTCACCGCCGTGGTCTTCCTGTCGTACGGCCAGTCGATGCGTGGCGCCTACACCCAGGATGGCATCGGGGGATGCCTGGCCCACGGCACCGGCGGCGACCACTGCCAGTCCGTGTTGACCGTGTTCATGGGCCGGTTCAACGGCGTTACCAACCATCTTCTGACCTGGTTCAGTCCGCTGCCCGGCCTCATCGGCGCGATAGTCGGCGCGAGCCTGCTCGGCCGCGAATACGAGCAGGGGACCTGGCGGCTGGCCTGGACCCAGGCCGTGCCACGGACCCGGTGGCTGACCGCCAAGCTCTCGCTGGTCGGCTTCGGGATCCTGGTGACCACCATGGCCCTCAGCGCGATCTTCGCCTGGTTCCGGAGTCCGATGGACCAGGTGTCCGGCAGGTTCGCACCCGGCGCCTTCGACCTCGAAGGGCTCTCACTCACCGGCTACACGCTCTTCGCCTTCGCCCTGGGTGTCCTGGCCGGGTTGCTGCTCCGCAGGACCGTACCGGCCATCGTGTCGGCCTTCGCCGCCTTCCTCGCCGTACGTCTTCCGGCGGAGTACTGGCTACGGCAGCGGTACCAGAGCCCCGCGATCCGCCTCCTCGACCCGGCGGGTGACCACACCATGGGACCGGGTTCCATACCCACCTCGTCCGGCCCGCGGAGCTGGGTACTCAGCCAGGACCTGGTCGACAGGACCGGCCACGCGATCTCCTCCGCGCAGCAGGAAGAGATCGCCCGGAAGCTCGGCACCTTCTCGAACCCGGCCGCGAGCGACGCCTATCTCCGTGGGCTCGGGCTGCGTCTCAGAGTCGTCTACCAGCCCGCCGGCCGGTTCTGGCACTTCCAGATCATCGAAGCCTCACTGTTCGTCGGTCTCGCCGCCGCCCTCCTCGCCATCGCGATCTGGCGCCTGCACCGCCGCGGCGACTGA
- a CDS encoding N-acyl homoserine lactonase family protein, which produces MSDEKNGSTSPIKQVSVVSTGTVVIHPEHAARDRKPMYWWLFTSRRWTDPLPINVYVIERGDGLVLFDAGQDRASVTDADYFPGGVAGVLYDRLARFDVGPADTLTAQLAAIGYDIADVHTVVLSHLHQDHIGGLRELTGAEIVVGEQEWRTLDGSLPEMRGLLRSHIDLPGVRWKRVEFGAVDGDGLTPFTAGHDLFGDGSLVLLPTPGHTPGSMSLLVRSPAHPPLLMVGDLTYDVHLLEEGHLPGVGERRSLDATTKAINELRDNNPGLVILPAHDPGAAARLAPVTSALAERRDLRENR; this is translated from the coding sequence ATGAGCGACGAGAAGAATGGCTCGACGAGCCCGATCAAGCAGGTGTCCGTGGTCAGCACGGGGACGGTGGTGATCCACCCGGAGCACGCGGCCCGCGATCGCAAGCCGATGTACTGGTGGCTGTTCACCTCCCGCCGGTGGACGGACCCGTTGCCGATCAACGTCTATGTGATCGAACGCGGCGATGGCCTGGTGCTGTTCGACGCCGGTCAGGACCGGGCGTCGGTCACCGACGCCGACTACTTCCCCGGCGGCGTCGCCGGCGTGCTGTACGACCGGCTGGCACGCTTCGACGTCGGCCCCGCCGACACCCTCACCGCACAGCTGGCCGCCATCGGCTACGACATCGCGGACGTGCACACGGTCGTGCTCTCGCACCTGCACCAGGACCACATCGGCGGGCTGCGCGAGCTGACCGGCGCCGAGATCGTGGTCGGCGAGCAGGAATGGCGGACGCTCGATGGCTCCCTGCCGGAGATGCGGGGACTCCTGCGGTCCCACATCGACCTGCCCGGGGTGCGCTGGAAGCGCGTCGAGTTCGGTGCCGTCGACGGTGACGGGCTCACGCCCTTCACGGCCGGCCACGACCTGTTCGGCGACGGCAGCCTCGTGCTGCTCCCCACTCCCGGCCACACTCCCGGCTCGATGTCCCTGCTCGTCCGGAGCCCCGCGCATCCGCCGCTGCTCATGGTCGGCGACCTGACCTACGACGTCCACCTGCTCGAGGAGGGACATCTTCCGGGAGTCGGGGAGCGGCGGTCGCTGGACGCCACCACCAAGGCGATCAACGAGCTGCGGGACAATAACCCGGGGCTGGTGATCCTGCCGGCCCACGATCCGGGAGCGGCCGCACGGCTGGCGCCCGTGACCAGCGCCCTTGCCGAGAGACGGGACCTCCGTGAGAACCGCTGA
- a CDS encoding MarR family winged helix-turn-helix transcriptional regulator, whose translation MRTAEELRFLILAAQREGNRLLGQALKPLGLTSSQAEVLRILEEHQPLTLTGLGELLICESGNNPSRLVDRLTAGGLVDRQVSALDRRHIELSLTEEGGRLARRVAGIEEDLYRSIDDAAGGHDLQQVTGFLRTFVAGLPAGQALARRIAISEEPRS comes from the coding sequence GTGAGAACCGCTGAAGAACTCCGCTTTCTGATCCTGGCCGCCCAGCGGGAGGGCAACCGGCTGCTCGGCCAGGCCCTCAAGCCCCTGGGGCTCACCTCCTCCCAGGCCGAGGTGCTCCGAATCCTCGAGGAGCACCAGCCGCTCACCCTCACCGGGCTCGGCGAGCTGCTCATCTGCGAGAGCGGCAACAATCCCAGCCGCCTGGTCGACCGGCTCACCGCGGGCGGCCTGGTCGACCGCCAGGTGTCGGCACTGGACCGCCGCCACATCGAGCTCTCCCTCACCGAGGAGGGCGGGCGCCTCGCCCGGCGGGTCGCCGGTATCGAAGAGGACCTATACCGGTCCATCGACGACGCCGCCGGAGGCCACGACCTCCAGCAGGTCACCGGCTTTCTCCGGACGTTCGTCGCCGGGCTGCCGGCCGGTCAGGCCCTCGCTCGCCGGATCGCCATCTCAGAGGAGCCCCGCTCCTGA
- a CDS encoding metalloregulator ArsR/SmtB family transcription factor, producing the protein MEEIGTADEASVFRALADSTRRQILTELRSGELAAGEIAARFPLSGPSVSRHLGVLKGAGLIRERREANRIFYSLVEERLALCVGRFLSAVCPEEVVSRRLRQRAVERGDPG; encoded by the coding sequence ATGGAAGAGATCGGTACGGCGGACGAGGCGAGCGTCTTCCGGGCGCTGGCGGACTCGACGCGCCGGCAGATCCTCACCGAGCTGCGCTCGGGGGAGCTGGCCGCCGGGGAGATCGCCGCGCGGTTTCCGCTCAGCGGCCCGTCGGTGTCGAGGCATCTCGGTGTGCTCAAGGGGGCCGGGCTCATCCGCGAGCGGCGTGAGGCCAACCGGATCTTCTACTCGCTGGTGGAGGAGCGGCTGGCGTTGTGCGTCGGCAGGTTCCTGAGCGCGGTCTGTCCCGAGGAGGTCGTCTCACGGCGGCTTCGGCAGCGGGCCGTCGAGAGGGGAGATCCGGGATGA
- a CDS encoding DUF2071 domain-containing protein encodes MRGPRLASVVERRLLVNYRVDPGIAAGLLPAPLRPQEINGWAVAGICLIRLGQVRPAWMPGASGVRSENAAHRIAVEWDGPMGRRTGVYIPRRDSDSLVGVAAGGRVFPGRLRRAVFDVRETAEDFDVSLAARDGTTRVSVAARLAGRLTGSALFAGLDEASRFFRDGSVGFSPGRNGVKLDGVALHAGSWRVEPLEIRRVTSSFFDDPERFPRGSATLDCALLMRDLPVTWQPVAPAKVDVLPARSRGEKRRTS; translated from the coding sequence ATGAGGGGACCACGGCTGGCGAGCGTCGTCGAACGACGGCTTCTGGTGAACTACCGCGTCGACCCCGGGATCGCCGCGGGGCTGCTGCCCGCTCCGCTGCGCCCGCAGGAGATCAACGGCTGGGCGGTCGCGGGTATCTGCCTGATCCGCCTGGGCCAGGTACGGCCCGCGTGGATGCCCGGTGCCTCGGGCGTGCGCAGTGAGAACGCCGCGCACCGGATCGCCGTCGAGTGGGACGGGCCGATGGGCAGGCGCACCGGCGTCTACATCCCGCGCCGGGACAGCGACTCACTGGTCGGCGTCGCGGCCGGCGGCCGGGTGTTCCCCGGCAGGCTGCGGCGGGCGGTCTTCGACGTACGCGAGACGGCCGAGGACTTCGACGTCTCCCTCGCCGCTCGCGACGGCACGACGCGTGTGAGCGTGGCCGCCCGGCTCGCCGGGCGGCTCACCGGGAGTGCCCTGTTCGCCGGATTGGACGAGGCGTCGCGGTTCTTCAGGGACGGGTCGGTGGGATTTTCGCCGGGACGGAACGGCGTGAAGCTGGACGGGGTTGCGCTTCACGCCGGTTCGTGGCGCGTTGAGCCTTTGGAGATCCGTCGCGTCACGTCGTCCTTTTTCGACGACCCGGAGCGTTTCCCGCGGGGCAGCGCCACACTCGACTGCGCTCTGCTGATGCGCGACCTGCCGGTGACGTGGCAACCCGTGGCGCCGGCGAAGGTGGACGTCTTGCCGGCGAGGTCGCGCGGAGAAAAGCGGCGGACTTCATAG
- a CDS encoding cryptochrome/photolyase family protein — protein sequence MGATTPLWLFGDQLGRHFHATPQNRDREVLLIESAAALGRRPYHRQKLHLVLSAMRHLAEELGDRATVIRARTYREGLARFGRPVVVHEPGSHAAAHLVAELVREGVAETELPTPGFILPRPDFADWAEGRKRLLMEDFYRDQRRRFGVLLEADGTPVGGTWNLDRANRERPPRQATLGVPGAYHPREDEIDHGVRRDLDRLHDEGGIDTVGDDGPRLFPVTHAEAHRALRRFVTARLPAFGTHQDAMLAGDWAMAHALLSVPLNLGLLAPLDVVRQVERCQGDAPLNSVEGLIRQILGWREWIWHLYWHLGPDYLDRNALDATTALPSWWRRLDTTDVAARCLHVALEGVRERGYAHHIQRLMVLGNHALQRGYAPRALTDWFATAFVDGFPWVMPANVIGMSQYADGGITATKPYAAGGAYINAMSDYCGDCRYDPATRVGPDACPFTAGYWAWLDRNDSRLKGNRRMARPLSGLRRLRDRAAVVEQERHRERY from the coding sequence ATGGGAGCAACGACGCCACTCTGGCTGTTCGGGGACCAGCTCGGCCGCCACTTTCACGCGACTCCGCAGAACCGGGACCGCGAGGTGCTGCTGATCGAGTCGGCCGCCGCTCTGGGCCGGCGGCCGTACCACCGCCAGAAGCTGCACCTCGTGCTCTCGGCGATGCGTCATCTCGCCGAGGAGCTCGGGGACCGCGCCACGGTGATCCGTGCCCGTACGTACCGCGAGGGCCTGGCGCGGTTCGGCCGTCCGGTCGTCGTCCACGAGCCCGGGTCACACGCGGCCGCGCACCTGGTCGCCGAGCTCGTACGGGAGGGCGTCGCCGAGACGGAGCTGCCCACACCGGGCTTCATCCTGCCCAGGCCCGACTTCGCGGACTGGGCGGAGGGCCGCAAACGCCTGCTGATGGAGGACTTCTACCGCGACCAGCGGCGCCGGTTCGGCGTGCTGCTGGAGGCCGACGGCACACCGGTCGGCGGGACCTGGAACCTCGACCGCGCCAACCGCGAGCGGCCTCCGCGCCAGGCGACGCTCGGTGTACCCGGCGCGTACCACCCGCGCGAGGACGAGATCGACCACGGGGTGCGGCGCGACCTGGACCGGCTGCACGACGAGGGCGGCATCGACACGGTCGGCGACGACGGCCCGCGCCTCTTCCCGGTCACCCATGCCGAGGCGCACCGGGCACTCCGAAGGTTCGTCACGGCGCGGCTGCCCGCGTTCGGCACCCACCAGGACGCGATGCTGGCGGGCGACTGGGCGATGGCGCACGCCCTGCTGTCGGTGCCGCTCAACCTCGGGCTGCTCGCACCGCTGGACGTGGTCCGGCAGGTCGAGCGGTGCCAGGGCGACGCGCCGCTGAACAGCGTGGAGGGCCTCATCCGGCAGATCCTGGGCTGGCGGGAGTGGATCTGGCATCTGTACTGGCATCTCGGCCCGGACTACCTGGACCGCAACGCGCTGGACGCCACCACGGCACTTCCGTCCTGGTGGCGGCGGCTGGATACGACGGACGTGGCGGCCCGGTGCCTGCATGTCGCGCTCGAGGGCGTACGTGAGCGGGGCTACGCCCACCACATCCAGCGGCTGATGGTGCTGGGAAACCACGCCCTGCAACGCGGCTACGCGCCACGCGCCCTGACCGACTGGTTCGCGACCGCCTTCGTCGACGGCTTCCCCTGGGTCATGCCGGCGAACGTCATCGGCATGAGCCAGTACGCGGACGGGGGGATCACGGCGACCAAGCCGTACGCGGCCGGCGGCGCGTACATCAACGCCATGAGCGACTACTGCGGGGACTGCCGGTACGACCCGGCGACCCGGGTCGGGCCGGACGCCTGTCCGTTCACCGCTGGATACTGGGCCTGGCTGGACCGCAATGACTCCCGGCTGAAGGGCAACCGCCGGATGGCGCGGCCGCTGAGCGGCCTGCGCCGGCTACGGGATCGCGCCGCCGTCGTCGAGCAGGAAAGGCATCGGGAGCGGTACTGA
- a CDS encoding winged helix-turn-helix transcriptional regulator, producing the protein MGSPAVSQNGHPAACRAREVLIRIGDKWSMYVISQLGERTLRFTELKRGIDGISQRMLTVTLRGLERDGIVSRTVYPVVPPRVEYALTPMGRTLLESVGALVNWAEDHLGEIQGSRTAYDTRD; encoded by the coding sequence ATGGGCTCGCCTGCCGTTTCGCAGAACGGTCACCCGGCCGCGTGCCGGGCCCGCGAGGTCCTCATCCGCATCGGGGACAAGTGGTCGATGTATGTGATCTCTCAGCTCGGTGAGCGCACCCTGCGGTTCACCGAGCTGAAGCGCGGCATCGACGGAATCAGCCAGCGCATGCTGACGGTCACCCTGCGCGGGCTCGAACGCGACGGCATCGTGTCCCGGACCGTGTACCCGGTGGTTCCCCCGCGCGTGGAGTACGCCCTCACCCCGATGGGCCGCACCCTGCTCGAGTCCGTCGGCGCGCTCGTCAACTGGGCCGAGGATCATCTTGGGGAGATCCAGGGCTCCCGCACGGCGTACGACACCCGGGACTGA
- a CDS encoding YceI family protein, giving the protein MTAELVEIPGYVAGTWTVDPVHSDVGFVVRHAMVSKVRGHFTKFEGRIVTADDPLRSTVTATIDLASIDTSNQQRDDHIRSADFFEVEKHPTMTYHSTGIRRDGGDLVLDGELTLKGVTRPVPLTLEIGGFGPDPAAAEGGARAGFTATGQINRSDFGVTFNMDIPGGVMVSEKVQIVLEIEAILDTGA; this is encoded by the coding sequence ATGACCGCCGAGCTTGTCGAGATCCCCGGGTACGTCGCGGGCACCTGGACCGTCGACCCGGTCCACTCCGATGTGGGTTTCGTCGTCCGGCACGCGATGGTCAGCAAGGTGCGCGGGCACTTCACGAAGTTCGAGGGCCGCATCGTGACCGCGGACGACCCGCTGAGGTCGACCGTGACGGCGACGATCGACCTGGCCTCGATCGACACGAGCAACCAGCAGCGGGACGACCACATCCGCTCCGCGGACTTCTTCGAGGTCGAGAAGCACCCGACCATGACGTACCACTCCACCGGCATCCGCCGTGACGGCGGTGACCTCGTACTCGACGGCGAGCTCACCCTGAAGGGTGTGACCCGGCCCGTGCCGCTGACGCTGGAGATCGGCGGCTTCGGTCCGGACCCCGCCGCCGCCGAGGGCGGGGCCCGTGCCGGTTTCACCGCCACCGGTCAGATCAACCGGAGCGACTTCGGCGTCACCTTCAACATGGACATCCCCGGCGGCGTCATGGTGTCGGAGAAGGTGCAGATCGTGCTGGAGATCGAGGCGATACTCGACACCGGCGCCTGA
- a CDS encoding DHA2 family efflux MFS transporter permease subunit yields the protein MPAPSRSAALVVLCAGMLMIILDGSIVTVALPAIQRDLDLSPASLTWIVNSYMIAFGGLLLLAGRLGDLLGRKRMFVAGLAVFTVASLLCGVSTGQDMLIAMRFVQGAGGAMASAVSLGMIVTHFPEPRERARAIGAFSFVGAAGASIGSVLGGILTQAVSWHWIFFINLPIGAAAALLAVRVLAPDQGLGLRVGADALGAVLVTGGLMLGVYTIVETSRYGWTSAHTLGLAAVTIVLLAGFIMRQATATAPLLPLRTFRSRNVTGANLVQVLMVSAMFGFQILIALYLQNVRGYGAAETGLAMLPAAVTIGVVSLGFSARLIGRFGERRVLLAGIALLVAAIGLLTRLPVHAGYVVDLLPTMILAGGFGLAISAVTALGMSGAGAADAGLVSGLFNTSQQVGGALGVAVLSTFAAARTRALLATGHDRASALTGGFHVAFGIGTGLLLIAFVLAAAVLRRPRVPAARAAEEEVPAASPAA from the coding sequence ATGCCCGCACCCTCCCGTTCCGCCGCGCTCGTCGTGCTTTGCGCCGGAATGTTGATGATCATTCTTGACGGCAGCATCGTGACCGTCGCCCTGCCGGCGATCCAGCGCGACCTGGACCTGTCCCCCGCGAGCCTCACCTGGATCGTCAACTCCTACATGATCGCCTTCGGTGGTCTGCTCCTGCTGGCCGGACGGCTCGGCGACCTGCTCGGCCGCAAGCGGATGTTCGTCGCGGGCCTGGCGGTCTTCACCGTGGCGTCGCTGCTCTGCGGGGTCTCCACGGGGCAGGACATGCTGATCGCCATGCGGTTCGTCCAGGGCGCCGGCGGGGCGATGGCCTCGGCGGTGAGCCTCGGAATGATCGTGACGCACTTCCCCGAGCCGCGGGAGCGTGCCCGGGCGATCGGCGCCTTCAGCTTCGTCGGCGCCGCAGGCGCCTCGATCGGCTCGGTTCTGGGCGGGATCCTCACCCAGGCCGTGAGCTGGCACTGGATCTTCTTCATCAACCTGCCCATCGGCGCGGCCGCCGCGCTCCTGGCGGTACGGGTCCTGGCGCCCGACCAGGGCCTCGGACTCCGGGTGGGTGCCGACGCCCTCGGTGCCGTGCTGGTCACCGGCGGGTTGATGCTGGGCGTCTACACGATCGTCGAGACGAGCCGTTACGGGTGGACGTCCGCGCACACGCTCGGCCTCGCCGCGGTCACCATCGTGCTGCTCGCCGGTTTCATCATGCGGCAGGCCACCGCGACGGCACCCCTGCTGCCGCTGCGGACGTTCCGATCGCGGAATGTCACGGGAGCCAACCTGGTCCAGGTGCTGATGGTGTCCGCGATGTTCGGGTTCCAGATCCTCATCGCCCTGTACCTGCAGAACGTCCGCGGTTACGGCGCCGCGGAGACCGGGCTGGCGATGCTCCCGGCGGCCGTGACGATCGGCGTGGTGTCGCTCGGCTTCTCCGCGCGGCTGATCGGGCGGTTCGGCGAGCGCCGTGTCCTGCTCGCCGGAATCGCGCTACTGGTCGCCGCCATCGGACTGCTCACGCGGTTGCCCGTCCACGCCGGATACGTCGTGGACCTGCTGCCGACGATGATCCTGGCAGGCGGCTTCGGCCTGGCGATCTCGGCGGTCACCGCGCTCGGCATGTCCGGGGCCGGCGCCGCCGACGCCGGCCTCGTATCGGGGCTGTTCAACACGTCCCAGCAGGTCGGCGGCGCACTCGGCGTCGCGGTCCTGTCCACGTTCGCCGCCGCGCGCACCCGTGCTCTGCTCGCCACGGGACACGACCGCGCCTCCGCGCTGACCGGCGGTTTCCACGTGGCGTTCGGGATCGGCACCGGTCTGCTGCTCATCGCCTTCGTCCTCGCCGCCGCGGTCCTGCGGCGGCCTCGCGTGCCGGCGGCGCGGGCGGCGGAGGAAGAGGTACCGGCCGCCTCCCCCGCCGCCTGA
- a CDS encoding MarR family winged helix-turn-helix transcriptional regulator yields the protein MTASAPTRTVLDLSFLFSQASHVLATQMAAAFAETDITPREYCVLFHAQEAERTQIQLAKISDLDKTTMVVTVDELERAGLAERRPSSTDRRARIIAVTKAGEQAVAEGMAVADRVHREVLAALPEDQREVFVNALTGLVGGHLSTPVESEHPVRRPRQKKI from the coding sequence ATGACCGCCAGCGCACCGACGCGTACCGTCCTCGACCTGTCCTTCCTGTTCTCCCAGGCCAGTCACGTGCTCGCGACGCAGATGGCCGCGGCCTTCGCCGAGACCGACATCACGCCCCGCGAGTACTGCGTGCTCTTCCACGCGCAGGAGGCCGAACGGACCCAGATCCAGCTGGCCAAGATCTCCGATCTGGACAAGACGACGATGGTGGTGACCGTCGACGAGCTGGAAAGGGCCGGGCTCGCCGAACGCCGCCCGTCGAGCACGGACCGCCGGGCGCGGATCATCGCGGTGACGAAGGCGGGCGAGCAGGCCGTCGCCGAGGGGATGGCGGTCGCCGACCGGGTGCACCGCGAAGTCCTGGCCGCGCTGCCGGAAGACCAGCGCGAGGTGTTCGTGAACGCGCTGACCGGACTGGTCGGAGGGCACCTGTCCACACCGGTCGAGTCGGAGCATCCCGTACGGCGGCCGCGACAGAAGAAGATTTAG
- a CDS encoding lipoate--protein ligase family protein, with protein MHGEYKVPGGKLVVVDFDLEDGRLRNTLVSGDFFLEPDHALERITAALDGLPAHLEARDIAARIDAGLPAGTMMLGFSAEAVGIAVRRALTHAADWHDYDWRLIHEGPQDPALHMAIDEVLTEEVAAGRRPPTLRVWEWAAPAVVIGSFQSLRNEVDAEAARRYGVTVVRRISGGGAMFIEPGNTITYSLYAPVSLVQGMSFADSYAFLDDWVLGALGEVGIRAWYQPLNDITSDQGKIAGAAQKRLSGGAVLHHVTMSYDIDADKMLQILRIGREKLSDKGIKSAKKRVDPLRRQTGMPRAEVIDRMIGHFRGRYGLTDDRLGAAELRAAEKRVADKFGTAEWTARVP; from the coding sequence ATGCACGGTGAGTACAAGGTGCCAGGGGGCAAGCTCGTGGTCGTCGACTTCGACCTCGAGGACGGCCGGTTGCGGAACACCCTGGTCAGCGGGGACTTCTTCCTCGAGCCGGACCACGCGCTGGAGCGCATCACGGCCGCCCTCGACGGCCTGCCCGCGCACCTGGAGGCACGTGACATCGCGGCCCGCATCGATGCCGGGCTACCGGCCGGCACGATGATGCTCGGCTTCTCCGCGGAGGCCGTCGGCATCGCGGTACGCCGCGCGTTGACCCACGCCGCCGACTGGCACGACTACGACTGGCGCCTCATTCACGAGGGACCGCAGGACCCGGCGCTGCACATGGCCATCGACGAGGTGCTCACCGAGGAGGTGGCGGCTGGCCGCCGGCCCCCGACGCTGCGCGTGTGGGAATGGGCGGCTCCCGCGGTGGTCATCGGCAGCTTCCAGTCGCTGCGCAACGAGGTCGACGCCGAGGCGGCCCGCAGGTACGGGGTCACGGTGGTCCGCCGGATCAGCGGCGGTGGCGCCATGTTCATCGAGCCGGGCAACACGATCACCTACTCGCTGTACGCCCCGGTCTCGCTCGTACAGGGGATGAGCTTCGCCGACAGCTACGCGTTCCTGGACGACTGGGTGCTGGGCGCCCTCGGCGAGGTGGGCATCCGCGCCTGGTACCAGCCGCTGAACGACATCACCTCCGACCAGGGCAAGATCGCCGGCGCGGCGCAGAAGAGACTGAGCGGGGGCGCCGTTCTCCACCACGTGACCATGTCCTACGACATCGACGCGGACAAGATGCTGCAGATCCTGCGCATCGGCCGGGAGAAGCTGTCCGACAAGGGCATCAAGAGCGCGAAGAAGCGGGTGGACCCGCTGCGGCGCCAGACGGGCATGCCGCGGGCGGAGGTCATCGATCGTATGATCGGCCACTTCCGTGGCCGGTACGGACTGACGGACGACCGGCTCGGCGCCGCCGAACTCCGCGCCGCCGAGAAGAGAGTGGCGGACAAGTTCGGCACCGCCGAATGGACTGCGAGAGTTCCCTGA